ATTTATAAAGATTTGCTGATAGACAGCATTAGTTTAAGGTTTCGTGCAGATGTACCTTTAGGTTTTAATGTAAGTGGTGGTTTGGATAGTTCAGCATTACTGGCCTTGGCAAATATTTCACAAAAAGACATATCAAAAATTGAAGCTTTTACATTTTATACTGGTGATAAAAACTATGATGAATTACCTTGGGTAGAACAAATTATAGCACGTTATAAATGCCCGTTAAATAAAGTGTTGCTATCTGCTAATGAAGTTCCGGGTTTATCAAACTTTATAACTCAAATTCAAGATGAACCCTTTGGAGGCATACCAACTTTAGCGTATTCAAAACTATTTGCGTCAGCATCAAAAAAAGGTGTAAAAGTACTGTTAGATGGACAAGGAATGGATGAGCAATTAGCAGGTTACGATTATTACAACAATAATTCCAAATCTACAATTCAAGGGATTAATAAGAGTCCATTTAGAAAAGACATGTTACATCCATCATTCGCGGATAATGTCTCAAAAGGAGAATATCCAACGCCTTTTAAATCTTCACTAGAAAATCAGCAATACAGAGATTTATTTTATACTAAAATACCCAGATCTTTACGTTTTAATGACAGGGTTTCTATGGCTTATTCAACAGAATTAAGAGTGCCTTTTTTAGATTATAGATTAGTGGAATTTGGTTTTTCTCTCCCCGTAGAATTTAAAATTAAAAATAATCAGGGCAAGTGGCTTTTAAGAGATTTAATAAGTAACCATGTTGGTAGAAATGTTTCATATACACCAAAACGACCTTTACAAACACCCCAACGCGAATGGTTAGGTCATGATTTAAAAAGTTTTGTTAAAAATCATATAGATAATATCAAATCTAGCGAGTACAAATCGTGGTTTAATGAAACGAAAATGGATTTGGAATGGCATAAATATCTAGCAGGTGATAATCAATCAAGTTTTCATATTTGGCAGTTGGTTAACTTCTCAATGTTATTGGCTTAATGGTTTTTTGGTTAAACTAAAATATTATCTTTGGGTTCTTAACCACAACCACTCTAAAATTGCAAAACATAAAATCAAAGTTAGCTCTAGTAATAACGGATGGCGTTGGTTTTAGAAATTTCATTTTAAGTGATTTTTTGAAATTTGCAAATCAATCTTTTGATGAGGTTGTTATTTTATCATGTTTGCCAAAAGAAATCTATAATGAACATACGCATTTAAGAGTGATTGAATTGGATGTTTTCGAAGAGCGATTCAAAACATGGTTTTTTAGAAAAGCTAAAGAAATAGCACATCTTAAATTACATGAGAAAGGAAATCTAGGAATTCAAGATAATCTAAAAACCAATGATTCAAAACTTAAAACGCCCAGAGGCTACGCTACACGTTTTATCTATAAGTTGACTTCATTGTTTCATTCAGAAAAAAATATTCAACAGTTTCAGAAACTACAAAATTTAACGTTTTCTAACCATAAAATAACAAAAGAATATAAGTCTATTTTAGAAAAAGAGCAATTTACTTTATTATTTTTTACACATCAACGACCACCTTATATAGCACCATTGGTGTATGCAGCACAACAACTAAAATTAAGAACAGCAGCATTTATTTTTAGTTGGGATAATTTGGCTTCTAAAGGTAGAATGGCATCTAATTTTGATTATTATTTGGTTTGGAGTGATTTAATGAAACAAGATTTACTTCAATTTTATACATCTATTGAACAGGAACAAATAAAAGTGGTTGGAACACCACAGTTTGTACCTTATGCCATGCCAAATTATAAAATTCCCAAAGTAGAATTCATTGAAGAGTTCAATTTAAATACCAATTTGAAAACCATTTGTTTTAGTTGTGGTGATATTTCTACTAGTAAAAATGATGAATTATATATAGAAATTATTGCAACAGCGATTGTTGAAAAAAGCATTGAACCTGTTAATTTTATTGTTAGAACATCGCCAGCTGAAGATCCAATACGTTTTCAAACTTTGGTTGATAATTTTTCATTTATTAAATGGAATTTCCCAAAATGGAAACAAGTCCGGGCAAATCACCAAGAATCATGGTCGCAACGTATTCCAACAATTGAAGATATTAAACAATTACGAGCACTTTTAGAGTATTCAGATTTAAATATTAACATGCTTTCAACCATGAGTTTAGATTTTATGCTGTTTGATAAGCCTGTAATAAACCCTATTTTTGGTAATGTGAATAATGGATTATATAATGATCAACGATTTTTAGGATACGCACATATTCAGCATTTGGTAAATAGTCAATCTTCAAGAATTGTAAAAAATAAAGAACAATTGATTCAAGCTATTATAGCTTATTTAAATAACGATACAGATTCTATAAACCGAAAAAACTTTATTAAACAGCAAGTAGGAGTTTCTTTAGAAGAAACAAACAAACAACTAGTTGCGAGTTTGAAAATATGGGCATAAACCAAAAACATATCGCCATTATTTGTAACTACGAACTTCTTAAAGATAGGGTAGGCGGTATGGATTATTTTTTCTGGGCATTCAATAAAGCTTGTACGGATAAAGGGATAAAAGTTGATTGGTTTTTTCCAAACATAGGAACACATGGCGATTACCATACATTCGAAATTTTCCCTTCTAACGGTGTTACTTTAGAACAAGGTTTTATAAGACATATTAAAAAGCAGCCAGTTCAGTATTCATATATTGTCACCCATTTCGTGGAATTATGCACGTCATTTTTTGCAACTGTTAAAAAGCATCAGCAAGCTAGAATAATTGCTGTAGACCACAACCCAAGACCTTTATTGGGTTATCCGTTTAAAAAGCGATTGAAGAAACGAATAAAGGGGATATTGTATTCTAAATATATCGATTTATTTATTGGTGTTTCAAATTATACAAGTCAGGCCATTTTAAACGATTTTGGCAACTTTTTAAAACCAAAAACCCAAACCATTTATAATGGTGTTTTGATAGATGATATCATTCCTAAAACGGCAGCAAGACGTCGTGTAAATCCCAAGTTTTTAGTAGTGTCTCATTTGCGGGAATCTAAAGGCATTCAAGATTTAATTAAAGCAGTGCATTTACTGCCAGATAATTTAAAAGTTCATTTAAAGGTTGATGTTTATGGTGATGGCCCTTATGAAAAAGAGTTGTTAAAGTTAGTTGAAAACTATAAATTAGAAATCAATTTTAATTTTAAAGGCAGTCAATCTAATTTAAAAGCCTTATGTCAGCATTACGATTATTTAATTCAACCGACTCACATGGAGTGTTTTAGCTTGTCTATTTTAGAAAGTTTAGCTGCAAATATTCCAGTAATTACAACGCCTGTTGGAGGAAACTTAGAGGTGATTAAAGAAGGTAAAAATGGGTTTGTTTTTAAGACAAAAAATATTAAAGAGTTAGCGGTTTTATTAGAGGATGTAATTAATGGGAATAAGTACATTGAAGGACCTACAAGGAATTTAATAAAAACTCAGTTTTCATTAGATGATATGGTTGATAATTATCTTAGACTTTTAGACTAGATTAAGCAGAGCTCTTAATTTAGAATTAGTAATAACTATAAAAAAATGAATAAAAAAATAATTTTCTCAAATTCCTTTTCCCCTAGAACAGGACATAATTTTGCTTCAGAGGTTCTAAAAATATTTACAGATCACGAGGTATTGGCCCATCATCGAAGTGAGACAAGATTATCTACATTTTTAGACGCTTATTATTCGATTTACAATAACATTATTTATTATGAATCAGATAAAGCCTTTTTTGATAAAATTATTTTAAATGACATTAGGAAAAACATTATAAACGAATCTAAAAAAGAGTATGTTATGATAAAGGATACTTCTTTTAAAGGTGTGAAATATTTAAGTGAAGTTTTTCCCGATGATATTCATATCATATTACTTAGGCGTCCACAAGACGTTTTTGGTTCTTTGTTTAAAGGTATGAATTTAAAAAAAAAGGGAGTTAAAAATTTTATCAAGCGTATAACAACCCCTTTAGGGTTGTATCCCTATTTTTATTGTAGAAAGGTAACCCAAAAAGTGTTAAGTGATATGCCTAAAATAACCAAAAAACATTTTGTGTTACGTTATGAAGATTTAGTGCTGAAAAATGATAAAGTATTAAATGAGTTAAAAGTTAAGTTCAATACAAAAAAAACTTTATTACAAATAAAGAAAGAAATTGATGTGATAGAAGTTATAAATACTTCATTTATAGAAGAAACAGGTGCCAAACGGATATGGGAGTCTTTACCTAAAACAGAAGCATTTAACCCAGTAAATAGAAAAAAGCATCCTTTTTTAGTTCAAAAAGGAATTGATTTAGGGAGTAGGAAATTGGCTAGATATTTAAATTACTAGGATAATGAACATAGGCTTTCTAACACCCGAATATCCACACCCTAAAACAGGCAAGTCAGGCGGTATAGGGACCAGTATTTTCAATCAGGCCAAAGCCTTGGTTGATTTGGGACATGAGGTGCGTATTTTAGTGTATGGGCAGGATGGGGATGATTATTTTATGGAAGACGGATTGCATTTTCACAAAATAAAAAATATAAAAGTAAAAGGATTGTCACTGTTTTTAACCCAAAAAAAAGTAGAACGCGTACTTAATGCCTTATATGTGTCTGGTAAATTAGATATTGTAGAAGCCCCAGACTGGACAGGGTTTACAGCTTTTGTAAGACCCAAATGTCCCTTGGTAATTAAAGAACATGGGAGTGATACGTATTTTTGTCATTTGGAACAGCGCCCAGTTAAATTTAAAAATAAGTTTTTGGAAAAGCGTGCCTTCACAAAAGCTGACGGTATCATTAGTGTGAGTGCGTTTACAGGAAAACTCACTAATAGCTTATTTAAACTAAAAAGAGACTTTACTGTGATTCCAAATAGTATTGATAGCACGTTATTTGAGGCAAAAACTAATGATACTAGTACGTTGACGATTCTTTATTTTGGGACCCTAATAAGAAAAAAAGGGCTTTTGGAACT
The nucleotide sequence above comes from Flavobacteriaceae bacterium HL-DH10. Encoded proteins:
- the asnB gene encoding asparagine synthase (glutamine-hydrolyzing), with protein sequence MCGIAGLVGTDDFEFQLKRMLEVQGHRGPDFTGTFFDRGFSALGHNRLSIIDLSQKANQPFNDVSGRYIIVFNGEIYNYLELKERLKHDYHFKTASDTEVLLAAFIKYGKDCLRILNGMFSFAIWDTLKKELFAARDRFGIKPFYYFKSKDVFVFSSEIKAIHNTGVNRKPSGMVWSNYFVNGSYGLPNETFWEGINQLQAGHYLELSNNQLKITKWYNFESNVNNQAKITDYEEAKAIYKDLLIDSISLRFRADVPLGFNVSGGLDSSALLALANISQKDISKIEAFTFYTGDKNYDELPWVEQIIARYKCPLNKVLLSANEVPGLSNFITQIQDEPFGGIPTLAYSKLFASASKKGVKVLLDGQGMDEQLAGYDYYNNNSKSTIQGINKSPFRKDMLHPSFADNVSKGEYPTPFKSSLENQQYRDLFYTKIPRSLRFNDRVSMAYSTELRVPFLDYRLVEFGFSLPVEFKIKNNQGKWLLRDLISNHVGRNVSYTPKRPLQTPQREWLGHDLKSFVKNHIDNIKSSEYKSWFNETKMDLEWHKYLAGDNQSSFHIWQLVNFSMLLA
- a CDS encoding glycosyltransferase family 4 protein; translation: MGINQKHIAIICNYELLKDRVGGMDYFFWAFNKACTDKGIKVDWFFPNIGTHGDYHTFEIFPSNGVTLEQGFIRHIKKQPVQYSYIVTHFVELCTSFFATVKKHQQARIIAVDHNPRPLLGYPFKKRLKKRIKGILYSKYIDLFIGVSNYTSQAILNDFGNFLKPKTQTIYNGVLIDDIIPKTAARRRVNPKFLVVSHLRESKGIQDLIKAVHLLPDNLKVHLKVDVYGDGPYEKELLKLVENYKLEINFNFKGSQSNLKALCQHYDYLIQPTHMECFSLSILESLAANIPVITTPVGGNLEVIKEGKNGFVFKTKNIKELAVLLEDVINGNKYIEGPTRNLIKTQFSLDDMVDNYLRLLD
- a CDS encoding sulfotransferase, with product MNKKIIFSNSFSPRTGHNFASEVLKIFTDHEVLAHHRSETRLSTFLDAYYSIYNNIIYYESDKAFFDKIILNDIRKNIINESKKEYVMIKDTSFKGVKYLSEVFPDDIHIILLRRPQDVFGSLFKGMNLKKKGVKNFIKRITTPLGLYPYFYCRKVTQKVLSDMPKITKKHFVLRYEDLVLKNDKVLNELKVKFNTKKTLLQIKKEIDVIEVINTSFIEETGAKRIWESLPKTEAFNPVNRKKHPFLVQKGIDLGSRKLARYLNY
- a CDS encoding glycosyltransferase family 4 protein, coding for MNIGFLTPEYPHPKTGKSGGIGTSIFNQAKALVDLGHEVRILVYGQDGDDYFMEDGLHFHKIKNIKVKGLSLFLTQKKVERVLNALYVSGKLDIVEAPDWTGFTAFVRPKCPLVIKEHGSDTYFCHLEQRPVKFKNKFLEKRAFTKADGIISVSAFTGKLTNSLFKLKRDFTVIPNSIDSTLFEAKTNDTSTLTILYFGTLIRKKGLLELPKIFNLVYKKNTKARLLLVGRDSTDIKTGSSSTWELMQPLFDESAFNNVSYLGAVAYSEIQELIGKSTVCVFPSFAEALPVSWLEAMAMEKAIVASNIGWAKEMIEDGKEGFLVNPIHHEQYAERVLELLDDTSKQKQFGKAAREKVIAKFSMETVAKQSLEFYSQLIH